The Microbacterium sp. Nx66 genome contains a region encoding:
- a CDS encoding TadE family type IV pilus minor pilin, with product MALPAVALVLLLGAGALAAASRQVALQDAAADAARLLGRGEDTATAARIVHAAVPGAGASFASTGDLVCATATVRVSVGAVISFPLRASSCALDGGR from the coding sequence ATGGCGCTGCCCGCCGTCGCGCTGGTGCTGCTGCTCGGGGCCGGGGCTCTCGCGGCCGCGTCCCGGCAGGTGGCGCTCCAGGATGCGGCAGCGGACGCAGCCCGCCTGCTCGGACGGGGCGAGGACACGGCGACGGCTGCGCGCATCGTGCACGCGGCGGTCCCCGGCGCCGGGGCCTCGTTCGCCTCCACCGGGGACCTGGTGTGTGCCACGGCGACCGTCCGGGTCTCGGTCGGCGCCGTCATCAGCTTCCCCTTGCGCGCCTCGAGCTGCGCTCTCGATGGGGGCCGGTGA
- a CDS encoding helicase: protein MAGSALAAALLVVSATLSVGLAAVGGAAVTAQRAAGAADAAALAAADAASGAVATADEPCALAARVAAAGGAALTSCSLEGYVATVSVEAAYAGLAAVSRARAGPPEES, encoded by the coding sequence ATGGCGGGCTCGGCGCTCGCGGCCGCCCTCCTCGTCGTGAGCGCGACCTTGTCCGTCGGGCTCGCGGCGGTGGGCGGTGCGGCGGTCACGGCACAGCGCGCGGCGGGTGCGGCCGACGCCGCCGCACTCGCCGCGGCCGATGCCGCCAGCGGTGCCGTGGCGACGGCGGATGAGCCGTGCGCGCTCGCGGCGAGGGTCGCCGCGGCAGGCGGGGCGGCGTTGACGAGCTGTTCGCTGGAAGGGTATGTGGCGACCGTGTCTGTGGAGGCGGCGTACGCTGGACTCGCCGCCGTCTCCCGAGCCCGCGCCGGGCCACCCGAGGAATCATGA